A window from Takifugu rubripes unplaced genomic scaffold, fTakRub1.2, whole genome shotgun sequence encodes these proteins:
- the LOC115248780 gene encoding general transcription factor IIH subunit 5-like isoform X2 — MVNVHKGVLLGCDPAMKEFLLHLDETMALGRKFILKDLDETHLFILAEVVQTLQERVGELMDQNSFPITQK, encoded by the exons ATGGTTAACGTGCACAAAGGTGTTCTTCTTGGATG TGATCCTGCTATGAAAgagttcctcctccacctggatgAGACTATGGCCCTCGGGAGGAAGTTTATCCTCAAAGACCTTGATGAAACTCACCTTTTTATATTAGCAGAGGTGGTTCAGACTCTGCAGGAGAGAGTTGGCGAGTTGATGGACCAGAATTCCTTTCCtatcacacaaaaataa
- the LOC115248780 gene encoding general transcription factor IIH subunit 5-like isoform X1: MLCFDHFSFHPLICVAVNMVNVHKGVLLGCDPAMKEFLLHLDETMALGRKFILKDLDETHLFILAEVVQTLQERVGELMDQNSFPITQK; the protein is encoded by the exons ATGTTGT GTTTTGACCACTTCAGTTTCCATCCACTCATCTGTGTAGCAGTAAACATGGTTAACGTGCACAAAGGTGTTCTTCTTGGATG TGATCCTGCTATGAAAgagttcctcctccacctggatgAGACTATGGCCCTCGGGAGGAAGTTTATCCTCAAAGACCTTGATGAAACTCACCTTTTTATATTAGCAGAGGTGGTTCAGACTCTGCAGGAGAGAGTTGGCGAGTTGATGGACCAGAATTCCTTTCCtatcacacaaaaataa